The genomic window ATAGTGTGCTGATTTTGGTGTCACATAAAGTTGTTTGCCGTTTGCTTCAAAGATTCCTAAAGCTGAGATAGCCATCATCGCATCTTTTACTTCATCTTTTGTTAGTTCTTGGCTGGCTACTTTTGGTACTAATGTTGTTTTTTTGTTTTCCTCGTTTAAAAAGTTTAAGTTTAGTTTTTTCATGGTTATGTCCTCCTAGTATAGTTGTCTGATTGATTACATATCGTAGTGGTGAGTGTTTACGATTGACAGTCTTTCTAATGGTTCATCTTTTGGAGCAAGTGAGTCGAAGATATCACCTAAGTCTAAAATGTTTTCATCAGTGGCACTTTCTTTTAAGTTAGCTAATGTTTGTTTACGTGGTTTGTCGTCACCTACTGCTTTGAATGTTAAGATTGATTTTTTACTGTCGAAGATTTTTTCCATGTTCGTCACGTCCTTTTGTTAGTTTAGTAAGTTGCGCGCCTTACACTTATATAAACGTTTCCCAAATCAAAAGTGTTAACCCCTTTTTTCAAATTTTTTATATTTTTTTCTTACACCATCTCGCCAGCGATAAACTGTCTTCCTAGAAACCTTGTATTTATCAGCTATTTGGCTCATAGTCAGTTGATCAAAAAAACGATCAGCCAAATATTTTTTTCGCAAGGAGTCAGCGTCTGAGCGAGTTGATGATACAAATCGGTTGTGGCTAAAGAAGAAGAGATATCATTATCCTCAGTGAGTAAGTCTAGTTGAGTATCTTCTATGATATCTTTGTCATAGCGTCGTTGTTCTTTTCTGATTTTATCGACTGTCGCCCAACAGATTTTTTGATAAACAAACGGTCTAAAGGGAGCTCTGTTGTCTGGTCGTTTTTGATAATCTCGATGTGTTAGTAGTAACTCTATACGAGCATGCTGCAAATAATCATCAAACTCTGGGTGTGATGGGGTAATGTGGTATTTTTTCAATGCGCCTAAGATAAGTGAATGATAGGTTGTAAATAGTGTCTCTTCCATAAAAATAATCCTTTCAAGTTATCATTTGGCTAGCCACTGTGAGTATAGACAATTTTTTAAAATCAGGAAAAAACCAAAATTTGAATTTTCTGCGTAAAATTAATTATTTTTGTATGAAAACGCTTTTAAAATAACTTGGATATGTTAATATAAGGTGTAATTAAAAAACGTAAACTTAGGAGTGATAATCATGGATATCAATGCAAGAAAACTTTTAATTCACGAGGATTTAGTACATGGAGATGCGATTAAACTAGATGATTTATATAACAAGTTTTTACCTTGTTGTGTGAAGACAGGAAACACGTCGTTAACACGTGATGTCTATTTTATACATGATATATCTGAATTGGGCATAAAGTATAAAGCCATGCTATTAACGTCTAATCATCTACCTATTTTAACGACCTCTACAACACGTGAACTAATGAGTGAATACAATCAATCTCATAATCGAATTTTTGAAAGGGTATACAACACGATTGAACTATATAATGATTTTCAGCAAAAAAATTATAAACAAGCCATGATTGACAAGCAGTTGATCTTTATGCCGCTAAATGGCACGGTGAGAAAAAATACAAGTTTTATTAATCCAATGTATATCACCAATTTTCATAAGATTGGTCAAGGGCAAATGACGATAAACTTTACTAATTTTTTAGGGATTGATCTGGATTATGGATGTCAGGCGTTTAATCAACGAGTAAACAAAGCGGTGAATCAGTATATGTTATATTTTTTCCCTGAAGCGTTTGACATATTAGAGCATGTTATTTCGTGGAAAGGAGATTACTTAATGAGTGAACTAACAAAAACAAGAAAAAAACGTCATAGTATTGATAGTGAAAAGTTAACTATATGTCGAAAGAAAGTGGATTATTTTTTAGTGATTCAGCAGTTGAATCAATCGCTTACGATTCAAGAGTTTATTGAGGAGTTTGATAGTTATTGGGATAAAATTTAGTTAAAATGTGATATAGTAAAAAGATGCAAGGAGGCTGAAAGAAAATGGAAGTCATTCAAAGCATCAAAAAAGAAAAAACAGGGTACTTGTTGGTGACAAAAAGTGGGATAAAGATACCACTGTCTGAGGATTCTCTGGTGAAGCATCGTCTACTTAAAGGTAGTGAAGTATCAGAAGAATTATTAAACCAAGTAAAAGAAGAAGCCAGCTTTGATATTGGGTATCAAAAAGCACTAAACTATTTGAGCTACCAGCTTCGTAGTGAAAAAGAGATAAAAGATTATCTCAAAAAACAAGAGATTAACCCCCCTCAAATAAAACAAATTATTGATAAATTAAAAGACTTATCACTTCTTGATGATAAGGTTTTTGCTGAAAGTTATGTTCGTACGGCTATTCGTACGACTGATAAAGGGCCACAAGGTGTCAAAGAATTTTTGATGAAAAAAGGTGTGCCAAGTGACTTCATAGATGAGGCACTTATTTTATTTGATGACACGCATCAATTAGAGCTAGGTCAAAAGCTTGGCGAAAAGATGGCAAGAAAGTATCAGAAGAGTAGCCAAAAAGAACGCATCAATAAAATTCGTCAGCAATTATTTATAAAAGGGTTTAAATCGGATGTTATCTCTAGCGTTATAGATGGTTTAGCTTTTGACGATGATGAGGACGAGTATGATTTATTAGTCAAACAAGGTGATAAATTATGGCGTCGACATGAAAGAGTCGAGACACGTAAGAAACATCAAAAGATAAAACAAAGTTTGTATCAAAAAGGGTTTTCTATAGATGATATCAACCGTTACATAGAAGAAAAAGAGATGGAGTTAGAGTAAGAGATGAGTGAAGAAGTAACTTGGACGCAAGAGAAGATAGAGAGCTTTCAAGATGATTTGTTGGCATGGTATCATCATGAAAAACGAGATTTACCGTGGCGAGAGTCGACAGATCCATACCGAGTATGGGTATCTGAGATTATGCTACAACAAACGCAAGTCGTGACGGTGATTCCATATTTTAATCGGTTTATGGAGTGGTTTCCCACGATAGAAGATTTGGCAAATGCTGAAGAAGATAAACTACTAAAAGCATGGGAAGGTTTGGGATATTACTCTCGTGTTCGCAACATGCAACATGCGGCAAAAGAAATGGTCGAAACGTTTGATGGGCAAATGCCACAGACGATAGAAGACATATTATCATTAAAGGGAATAGGGCCATATACAGGTGGAGCGATTGGAAGTATTGCTTTTTCGTTGCCAGAGCCGGCAATTGATGGAAACGTGATGCGAGTATACAGTCGCTTATTTTGTTTGTCTGATGATATCGCGTTACCTAAAACACGAAAAGTTTTTGATAAGTATGTGAGAGAAACAATGTCACAAACTGAACCAGGAGATTTTAATCAAGCCTTGATGGATTTAGGTGCCACAATTTGTACACCGACTAAACCATCATGTGAGACGTGTCCGATAAAAAATTATTGTGAGGCTAGAAAAACAGATACAGCATCATCTTATCCAGTGAAAAAGAAAAAAGAAAAAGCAAAGCCACTTTACTATGTGGCAGATGTGATTAGAAATAAAACGGGTGCTTTTTTATTGGAGAAAAGACCAGAAGATGGCCTGCTTTCAAACATGTGGACATTTCCTATGCATGAAGTCACAAAAGAAGACTATGATCGTTTGGCTGCATCGTATGACTCTGTTGAAGAAAAATCATCACAGGTAGCAGAGCAATTGAGCTTGTATGAAGAAGAAAAAATAGACATCAAAGAAAAACAACTTTTAGGTGTTGTGACGCATATTTTCAGTCATAGAAAATGGCATGTGTTAGTAGTGGAGGATTTATTGAGAGGCACAGATCGCGAAATGTTAGAAAAACAAAAATGGGTCTATCAAGAAGAGTTTGGTCAGTATGTTTTTCCTAAGCCACAGCAAAAGATGGTCGACTTACTAAAGAAAAGTATGAATAATTAGTGATATCATAGTCCAAGATATGCTATAATAATTCTGATATTGGTATTAAATGTTAAATTTAATACCCATGTGAAAAATTGACACAATTTGTCAAGGAAAGCAGGATTAGATAGTGATGCGTGTTCCTAAAGAAGGAGAGTTTATCACGATCCAAAGTTACAAGCATGACGGAAGTTTACATCGAACTTGGCGCGATACAATGGTCCTAAAAACAAGTGAGTGTTCGATAATTGGAATGAATGACCACACACTTGTGACAGAGTCAGATGGACGACGATGGGTAACGCGTGAACCTGCTATTGTATATTTCCATACAAAATATTGGTTCAACATAATTGCTATGATACGAGAGAAAGGAGTTTCCTACTATTGTAATCTTGCCTCACCTTATGTTTTGGATGAGGAAGCTTTAAAGTATATTGATTATGACTTGGATATAAAAGTGTTTCCTGATGGAGAAAAACGCTTGTTAGATGTTGACGAGTATGAAGACCATCGAAAACTAATGAACTACCCAAACGAAATTGATATTGTTCTTAAAGAAAATGTGAAGATTTTGGTAGACTGGATTAATGAAGGAAAAGGTCCTTTCTCTGATGAGTATGTCGATATTTGGTATAAACGGTATCAACAATTATCAAGAAAATGAAACAACTGTGTGTTTCGTAAATTCAGGGTTTGATAAGCATTACAAAAAATAGCGAAAGACTTCAAATTTTTTTGAAGTCTTTCGTTATTTTTTATCATTTTGAAACGAAAAAAATAACAATTTTTCTTGAAAAAAATATGTTATACTTTTTACAAGATGAATAAAGGAGGGTATTTAAGTGAAGAAAAAACTATCTATTCTATTTTTAGTAAGTGCTGTATTGTGTATTGGTTTGGTTCTTTTGAAAGTTCATGAATCAAGAACGACTGCTTCAGAAAAAGTGATTAGAGAGGTCATTGAACCTGAAAAAAAATCCTTACAATACCAAAAAAAGCATCTCTTAATTATATTAAAGAAAAACAAGTGATGTCGATTAAAGAAATGTAATTAGCCGAATAAAAAAACAGGAAACTTCATTAAAAAGTATCCTGTTTATTTTTATACCGTTTTTTTCATGTTTTGGTGCTGGATATTTGCTTCGATGTAGGTGTCACCAAAAGGCTCGTACCCTAAAGAATGATAGAAATCTAATGCGTGTAATTGTGCTCCTAAAATGAGTGTGTTTGCCTGGTGAGTTTTTGCTACTTGTTCGGCATATTCCATGAGCTGTTTGCCGATTCCTTTTCCACGATCGTCTTTAGCAACTGCCATGCGTTGAATTTTCATGGCTGTCTCATCAATAGGAAATAATCTTACAGTACCTAAAGCTTGCTGAAAGTCATCATATAATACACAATGAATTGCTTGATCTTCATCAGCGATTTCAATCGATTCTGGTACGTGTTGTTCGTTAACAAAGACGTCTAGTCTAATGCGTTTAGCGTCTTCGTATGCTTTTGACGTAAGGTCTTGAGTATGAATTAAGTTTACCATTTGTTTATCTCCTTTGTTATGCTTTTAATAAGTTTATCAAATTAGCAGTTTTTTTAAAACAAATAGATTATAATAAGTGTACGTGAATTTTAGATAAAGCGAGGGGAATTTATGCTACAAAAACTTAAAGCTTCTAAATTAATGTTTTGGTCACTAGAACTACTGATTATTGCGACATTAATTTTAGTTGGAACGAAAATCAATTTTATCTTTAAACCAATTGGAACACTGTTTACAACGATGTTCGCACCGATTATCATATCCGGTTTTTTATTTTATTGTGTTAACCCAATTTTACAATTTATGATCAAAAAAGGGATTAAACGGACATGGGCTGTGTCAATTATCATGATTTTTTTGATAGGTGTCGTGTTGTTGCTTATTATGTCGGTCATCCCAAATTTGATTAAACAAATGACTATGTTAACAAAAGCTGCACCAGATTTTTATATAGCGATTGAAAAAACAATCAATGAATTAGCACACCATCCTGTGATGAAAAATGTTGATATTCAACAATATCTAGAACAGTGGAATGTGTCTTTTGGAAATATTATTAAGACGACTATATCTAGTTTAGGAAATGGGTTAGGCTCATTTATTTCTTCTATAGCTGGAATTGTTATGATTATTTTTACAGTACCGTTTATTTTATTTTATATGTTAAAAGATGGGGAACGTTTTTTACCGAATGTCGCACGTTTTTTCCCAGAAACGCACCGAAAAGAAATGACAGAATTACTGATAAAAATGAGTCAAACGATTTCAAAATACATTAGCGGTCAAATGATTGAGTGTTTATTCGTTGGGGTTGCAACAAGTATTGGGTACATGTTGATAGGTGTCAATTACGCCTTTTTATTTGGTGTAATAGCAGGTCTTTCAAATATGATTCCATATATTGGTCCATATATCGGTTTAGCACCTGCCTTATTTGTGACGATATTTACAGATCCAGTTAAAGCTGTTCTAGCATGTATCGTCGTATTAGTTGTTCAACAAATAGACGGGAATATTATTTACCCAAATGTGATAGGGAAGAGTTTAGATATTCATCCATTAACTATTATTATCATTTTACTGGTTGCTGGAAATATTGCTGGACTACTTGGAATGATTTTAGGTGTACCATTTTATGCAGTCTGTAAGACCATTGTTGTTTATGTCTATGATATGGTTCAACTTGATAAACGAATTAAGAAAGAAAATACTCCCGTTAAATAATTTTTGTGTCTATATCTTTTATATTGAATTTAACTGATGTTTATGATACGATTTTTGGAGGAATATTAAAAAGAACGAAAAAGTTAGGAGAGAAAAGCTTATGAACGCTGACCCCGAGAGTCAGTCTATTTTTATCAATATTA from Vagococcus martis includes these protein-coding regions:
- a CDS encoding DUF2922 domain-containing protein; protein product: MKKLNLNFLNEENKKTTLVPKVASQELTKDEVKDAMMAISALGIFEANGKQLYVTPKSAHYSETIITELF
- a CDS encoding DUF1659 domain-containing protein, giving the protein MEKIFDSKKSILTFKAVGDDKPRKQTLANLKESATDENILDLGDIFDSLAPKDEPLERLSIVNTHHYDM
- a CDS encoding helix-turn-helix domain-containing protein; its protein translation is MSQIADKYKVSRKTVYRWRDGVRKKYKKFEKRG
- a CDS encoding RNA polymerase sigma factor, with amino-acid sequence MEETLFTTYHSLILGALKKYHITPSHPEFDDYLQHARIELLLTHRDYQKRPDNRAPFRPFVYQKICWATVDKIRKEQRRYDKDIIEDTQLDLLTEDNDISSSLATTDLYHQLAQTLTPCEKNIWLIVFLIN
- a CDS encoding competence protein ComK; translated protein: MDINARKLLIHEDLVHGDAIKLDDLYNKFLPCCVKTGNTSLTRDVYFIHDISELGIKYKAMLLTSNHLPILTTSTTRELMSEYNQSHNRIFERVYNTIELYNDFQQKNYKQAMIDKQLIFMPLNGTVRKNTSFINPMYITNFHKIGQGQMTINFTNFLGIDLDYGCQAFNQRVNKAVNQYMLYFFPEAFDILEHVISWKGDYLMSELTKTRKKRHSIDSEKLTICRKKVDYFLVIQQLNQSLTIQEFIEEFDSYWDKI
- the recX gene encoding recombination regulator RecX, encoding MEVIQSIKKEKTGYLLVTKSGIKIPLSEDSLVKHRLLKGSEVSEELLNQVKEEASFDIGYQKALNYLSYQLRSEKEIKDYLKKQEINPPQIKQIIDKLKDLSLLDDKVFAESYVRTAIRTTDKGPQGVKEFLMKKGVPSDFIDEALILFDDTHQLELGQKLGEKMARKYQKSSQKERINKIRQQLFIKGFKSDVISSVIDGLAFDDDEDEYDLLVKQGDKLWRRHERVETRKKHQKIKQSLYQKGFSIDDINRYIEEKEMELE
- the mutY gene encoding A/G-specific adenine glycosylase, translated to MSEEVTWTQEKIESFQDDLLAWYHHEKRDLPWRESTDPYRVWVSEIMLQQTQVVTVIPYFNRFMEWFPTIEDLANAEEDKLLKAWEGLGYYSRVRNMQHAAKEMVETFDGQMPQTIEDILSLKGIGPYTGGAIGSIAFSLPEPAIDGNVMRVYSRLFCLSDDIALPKTRKVFDKYVRETMSQTEPGDFNQALMDLGATICTPTKPSCETCPIKNYCEARKTDTASSYPVKKKKEKAKPLYYVADVIRNKTGAFLLEKRPEDGLLSNMWTFPMHEVTKEDYDRLAASYDSVEEKSSQVAEQLSLYEEEKIDIKEKQLLGVVTHIFSHRKWHVLVVEDLLRGTDREMLEKQKWVYQEEFGQYVFPKPQQKMVDLLKKSMNN
- the ntdP gene encoding nucleoside tri-diphosphate phosphatase — its product is MRVPKEGEFITIQSYKHDGSLHRTWRDTMVLKTSECSIIGMNDHTLVTESDGRRWVTREPAIVYFHTKYWFNIIAMIREKGVSYYCNLASPYVLDEEALKYIDYDLDIKVFPDGEKRLLDVDEYEDHRKLMNYPNEIDIVLKENVKILVDWINEGKGPFSDEYVDIWYKRYQQLSRK
- a CDS encoding GNAT family N-acetyltransferase, whose translation is MVNLIHTQDLTSKAYEDAKRIRLDVFVNEQHVPESIEIADEDQAIHCVLYDDFQQALGTVRLFPIDETAMKIQRMAVAKDDRGKGIGKQLMEYAEQVAKTHQANTLILGAQLHALDFYHSLGYEPFGDTYIEANIQHQNMKKTV
- a CDS encoding AI-2E family transporter, whose product is MLQKLKASKLMFWSLELLIIATLILVGTKINFIFKPIGTLFTTMFAPIIISGFLFYCVNPILQFMIKKGIKRTWAVSIIMIFLIGVVLLLIMSVIPNLIKQMTMLTKAAPDFYIAIEKTINELAHHPVMKNVDIQQYLEQWNVSFGNIIKTTISSLGNGLGSFISSIAGIVMIIFTVPFILFYMLKDGERFLPNVARFFPETHRKEMTELLIKMSQTISKYISGQMIECLFVGVATSIGYMLIGVNYAFLFGVIAGLSNMIPYIGPYIGLAPALFVTIFTDPVKAVLACIVVLVVQQIDGNIIYPNVIGKSLDIHPLTIIIILLVAGNIAGLLGMILGVPFYAVCKTIVVYVYDMVQLDKRIKKENTPVK